A window of Fodinibius salicampi contains these coding sequences:
- the aroA gene encoding 3-phosphoshikimate 1-carboxyvinyltransferase: protein MNYDIQPADTLHGNVQLPADKSISHRSAMFAALHEGQSIIKNFSEAADPHSTLDCLRKLGVGIQIKDKNIIQVEGVGRDGFLHPSEDLDCGNSGTTMRLLSGIIAGSGVPARLTGDESLSSRTMKRIIDPLTEMGAVIEARDNDFAPLNIRRDIPLNPLYFPLPIASAQLKSCVLLAGLYGEKPTKVIETLPSRDHTERLLNLPIEEENGEKRIFSSREDEVPEQSYRVPNDFSAAAFWLVAGAIHPDAEIVLPKVGLNPTRTGALEILQQMNVDIKINNRHFEGPEPIGDLSVYSSTLQPINITEEVVPNCIDEIPILSVAMLFADGLSKISGAEELRHKETDRLTAIAEILEGVGADFKEYKDGLEIKGDPDFIPDAATFQSYHDHRIAMSAAVLGLMGTSTSTVEGGECTAISYPGFWDDLSMLTN, encoded by the coding sequence ATGAACTACGATATTCAACCTGCGGATACACTTCATGGTAATGTTCAACTCCCGGCTGATAAGTCGATTTCACATCGGTCGGCTATGTTTGCTGCCTTGCATGAGGGACAGTCAATTATAAAAAATTTTTCAGAGGCCGCTGATCCTCACAGTACGCTGGACTGCCTCCGTAAATTAGGGGTCGGAATACAAATTAAGGATAAGAACATTATCCAGGTGGAGGGCGTGGGACGTGACGGTTTCCTGCATCCTTCCGAGGATTTGGACTGTGGAAACTCCGGAACGACAATGCGGCTGCTCAGCGGCATCATTGCCGGCTCCGGGGTTCCAGCTCGGTTGACAGGAGATGAATCACTCTCGTCTCGCACCATGAAGCGAATCATCGATCCGCTTACCGAGATGGGAGCAGTAATAGAAGCAAGAGATAACGATTTTGCCCCGCTGAATATAAGGAGAGATATCCCACTCAATCCCTTGTATTTTCCGCTTCCTATTGCCAGTGCACAGCTGAAGTCATGTGTGCTATTAGCTGGATTGTATGGGGAAAAACCTACAAAAGTTATTGAAACTTTGCCCAGTCGTGATCATACAGAACGTTTGCTCAATTTGCCTATCGAAGAAGAAAATGGGGAAAAGCGAATATTCTCCAGCAGAGAAGATGAGGTGCCGGAGCAATCCTATCGCGTGCCTAATGATTTTTCGGCCGCGGCATTTTGGTTGGTAGCGGGTGCTATTCATCCTGATGCCGAGATTGTGCTACCTAAAGTAGGTCTCAATCCCACTCGCACAGGAGCGCTGGAGATATTGCAGCAGATGAATGTCGATATAAAAATTAATAACCGGCATTTTGAAGGCCCCGAACCTATCGGCGATTTATCCGTTTATTCTTCAACACTTCAGCCTATTAATATTACAGAAGAGGTCGTTCCCAACTGTATAGATGAAATTCCCATTCTTTCGGTGGCAATGCTTTTTGCTGACGGATTATCAAAAATTTCAGGAGCGGAAGAGTTGCGTCATAAAGAAACAGACCGTCTGACAGCCATAGCAGAAATTCTGGAGGGAGTAGGAGCTGATTTCAAAGAATACAAGGATGGGCTGGAAATTAAGGGAGATCCAGACTTTATCCCTGATGCTGCAACGTTCCAAAGTTATCACGATCATCGTATTGCAATGTCAGCAGCAGTACTTGGTTTGATGGGGACTTCCACTTCAACCGTTGAAGGCGGAGAATGTACGGCTATTTCATATCCCGGATTTTGGGATGACCTGTCAATGCTGACGAATTGA
- a CDS encoding Hsp20/alpha crystallin family protein, whose amino-acid sequence MSEFSIDIEKQLTRLGKDIQNIVERIVPLEDKGHDFTPDCDIIESEEEFVIKLDLPGLSKEEINLALKDRVLTVKGERADDVDDQSYRRQERSTGVFSRSFALPENVNTAEIDARSSHGVLTITMPKSGVPNDATSIPIK is encoded by the coding sequence ATGAGTGAATTTAGTATTGACATTGAAAAGCAATTAACCCGGCTGGGCAAGGATATACAGAATATTGTTGAGCGTATTGTACCGCTTGAAGATAAAGGGCATGACTTTACGCCCGACTGTGATATTATTGAAAGTGAAGAAGAATTTGTAATTAAGCTTGATTTGCCCGGTTTATCTAAAGAAGAAATAAACCTTGCACTAAAAGATCGTGTGTTAACGGTAAAAGGAGAACGTGCTGATGATGTGGACGATCAGTCGTATCGGCGACAGGAACGCTCTACCGGTGTTTTCTCACGTTCGTTTGCTTTGCCGGAAAATGTCAATACCGCCGAAATAGATGCACGGAGTAGTCATGGAGTATTGACGATTACCATGCCAAAATCCGGTGTGCCCAATGATGCGACTTCTATACCGATTAAATAA